The Humulus lupulus chromosome 4, drHumLupu1.1, whole genome shotgun sequence genome has a window encoding:
- the LOC133832915 gene encoding uncharacterized protein LOC133832915: MDEEQPSLLIPEIPFSRIPPNRPPSSPSNMGRVKSTTKKKKASKPSENQPTPRAEIPSTSDMSSRDMFDRYTAPAVPSSRKKESKRHRRENSKASSNKKARTEDLPAAAPSKETTPPPTPLDQQSSPAAAEQNYTPPAPTDQTP, translated from the exons ATGGACGAAGAACAGCCATCGCTACTCATCCCAGAGATTCCTTTCTCTCGTATTCCACCCAACAGACCTCCTTCCAGTCCATCAaatatgggtagagtaaaatccaccacCAAGAAAAAGAAAGCATCTAAACCTTCTGAAAATCAGCCTACTCCTCgagctgaaattccctcgaccagtg ATATGTCTTCCAGAGATATGTTCGACCGCTACACCGCACCTGCTGTTCCATCGAGCAGGAAGAAAGAAAGCAAGCGGCACCGCAGGGAAAATAGCAAGGCCTCTTCGAACAAGAAGGCCCGGACTGAGGATCTTCCAGCTGCTGCTCCCTCAAAGGAAACAACGCCACCTCCGACACCACTTGACCAGCAATCTTCTCCTGCAGCCGCCGAGCAGAACTATACCCCTCCAGCGCCAACCGACCAGACACCTTAA